In a genomic window of Diorhabda carinulata isolate Delta chromosome 8, icDioCari1.1, whole genome shotgun sequence:
- the LOC130897357 gene encoding phospholipid hydroperoxide glutathione peroxidase-like codes for MPLTRSATSGNKNNNQKEVPAITKKTKGKGPKRGAEKDIEDLPPKKIEKRAENEEQSEENNIKKVTKQSKMQKKVHQVEGTPDIEQCDNESTKNADTIYKFTANDIQGNPISLEKYKGHVCIIVNVASKCGHTKSNYEQFVEIFDKYSKEKGLRILAFPCNQFGKQEPGDNDKICEFAKKKNVNFDMFEKIDVNGKNAHPLWKFLTEKIKGPKGNNIAWNFTKFIINKNGEVVERHQPSKKPLTLVDNLEKYW; via the coding sequence atgcCTCTTACTAGAAGTGCGACTTCagggaataaaaataataaccaaaaaGAAGTTCCTGCTAtcaccaaaaaaacaaaaggaaagGGACCAAAAAGAGGAGCAGAAAAAGATATTGAAGATTTGCCAccgaaaaaaattgagaaaaggGCAGAAAATGAAGAGCAATCTGAAGAAAACAACATTAAGAAGGTAACGAAACAGTCGAAAATGCAAAAAAAGGTGCATCAAGTGGAAGGTACACCAGACATTGAGCAGTGCGATAATGAATCTACAAAAAATGCTGACACGATTTATAAATTTACTGCTAACGATATACAAGGAAATCCGATTTCGCTTGAAAAATACAAAGGTCATGTGTGTATTATTGTTAATGTAGCTTCAAAATGTGGTCATACTAAAAGTAACTATGAGcagtttgttgaaatttttgacaaatattccAAAGAAAAAGGACTTCGTATTCTAGCATTTCCTTGTAACCAATTTGGAAAACAGGAACCAGGTGATAATGACAAAATATGTGAatttgcaaagaaaaaaaatgtaaactttgatatgtttgaaaaaattgatgttaatggaaaaaatgccCATCCATTATGGAAATTTTTGACTGAAAAAATTAAGGGACCAAAAGGTAACAACATTGCTTggaatttcacaaaattcattattaacaaaaatggtgAAGTTGTGGAGAGACACCAGCCTTCTAAAAAGCCA